A region from the Caldicellulosiruptor naganoensis genome encodes:
- a CDS encoding zinc-ribbon domain containing protein → MYQDKVLVCKDCGREFVFTAGEQEFYAQKGFKNEPTRCKECRDQRKAMQRRDSRQERRRELYDAVCSACGKETKVPFKPRNDRPIYCSDCFAKVRATR, encoded by the coding sequence ATGTATCAAGACAAGGTATTGGTTTGCAAAGATTGCGGAAGAGAGTTTGTGTTCACAGCAGGTGAACAAGAATTCTACGCACAAAAAGGGTTCAAGAACGAACCTACAAGGTGCAAAGAGTGTAGAGACCAGAGAAAGGCTATGCAAAGAAGAGATTCAAGACAGGAAAGAAGACGTGAACTTTACGATGCAGTTTGCAGCGCATGTGGAAAAGAGACGAAGGTTCCGTTCAAGCCAAGAAATGACAGACCCATATACTGCAGTGATTGCTTTGCTAAGGTAAGAGCAACAAGGTAA
- a CDS encoding polysaccharide deacetylase family protein produces the protein MKVKKFLAIILFFFIAFLIVKVVAIKTEQILTHIILNGQQCLTKEAKSSSIIISKNPQRVISLTKPSQKNIETVPKAVYPDDKSSNPINQKKDRPNTKKIVYLTIDDGPSYETPKILEILEKENIKATFFVVGYNCTKYTNFLKLISQKGHLIGNHSYSHNYKLIYKSFKNFVEDFNKAQDVIYKITGRKPKYYRFPGGSLNRVSSQIKEFLDKNKITYIDWNAITGDSAKNHQKLTYKEIIKMTFSTTKNKNEIVLLMHDSPTKKNVIEALPYIIKELKNQGYVFETVDKMPKPLQFKTKAASSH, from the coding sequence TTGAAAGTAAAAAAGTTCTTAGCAATAATTTTATTCTTCTTCATTGCTTTTTTAATAGTAAAAGTTGTTGCCATCAAAACTGAGCAAATACTTACACATATAATTTTAAACGGTCAGCAATGTCTTACCAAAGAAGCCAAATCCTCTTCTATTATTATATCAAAAAACCCGCAAAGAGTGATTAGCTTAACAAAGCCCTCGCAAAAAAATATAGAAACTGTTCCTAAAGCGGTTTACCCTGATGACAAATCATCCAATCCGATAAATCAGAAAAAAGACAGACCAAACACTAAAAAGATTGTATACCTTACAATAGACGACGGTCCATCGTATGAGACACCAAAGATACTTGAGATTTTAGAAAAGGAAAATATAAAAGCAACCTTTTTTGTGGTTGGATACAACTGCACAAAATATACAAACTTCCTCAAGCTAATCTCTCAAAAAGGACATTTGATTGGAAATCACTCATATTCACACAATTATAAGCTTATCTATAAAAGCTTCAAAAACTTTGTTGAGGATTTTAACAAGGCTCAGGATGTGATTTATAAGATCACAGGTAGAAAGCCCAAATATTATAGATTCCCTGGCGGGTCCTTAAATAGGGTATCGTCTCAAATAAAAGAGTTTCTTGACAAAAACAAGATAACCTACATTGATTGGAATGCTATAACTGGCGATTCAGCAAAAAATCATCAAAAACTTACCTACAAGGAGATAATTAAGATGACTTTTTCTACAACAAAGAACAAGAATGAGATAGTCTTGCTCATGCATGACAGCCCTACAAAGAAAAACGTCATTGAAGCTCTACCTTATATAATCAAGGAACTTAAAAACCAAGGATATGTATTTGAAACAGTAGACAAAATGCCAAAACCTTTGCAATTTAAAACAAAAGCCGCATCTTCCCACTGA
- a CDS encoding CtsR family transcriptional regulator translates to MPRLSDIIEEFIKQLIEKKDGEVEIQRNELANFFNCAPSQINYVLSTRFTIDRGYYIESKRGGGGSIRIVKIKFENSSNLLENILNNINSPVTQHQANEIVECLLENGVINQREANLMKAALNDKSLPVNQPLKDTLRMLILKAMIISLVNG, encoded by the coding sequence ATGCCAAGGCTATCTGATATCATTGAGGAATTCATAAAGCAACTAATTGAAAAAAAAGATGGTGAAGTTGAAATTCAGCGAAATGAACTTGCAAACTTTTTCAACTGTGCACCGTCGCAGATAAACTATGTTCTTTCAACACGCTTTACCATTGATAGAGGGTATTATATAGAAAGCAAACGCGGCGGTGGCGGTTCAATTCGCATAGTTAAGATAAAGTTTGAAAATAGTTCAAACCTGCTTGAGAATATTCTCAATAACATAAATTCGCCTGTTACTCAGCACCAAGCAAATGAAATTGTTGAGTGCTTATTAGAAAACGGCGTTATAAACCAAAGAGAGGCAAATTTAATGAAGGCAGCACTGAATGACAAGTCTCTACCTGTAAATCAACCTCTTAAAGATACTTTAAGAATGCTGATCTTGAAGGCTATGATAATTTCTCTTGTGAATGGGTAA
- a CDS encoding UvrB/UvrC motif-containing protein, whose product MMCENCGKRPATVHYTQIINGVKTEMHLCEVCAKQKGTIEFDAPFSVTNFLAGILEPAFGPQMIKPSFEMQITCRGCGMTFEEFKRSGRFGCAMCYNSFSEKLYPIFRRIHGNTKHVGKIPTKMGENIAIKREIDKLKIELNIAIKNEEFERAAEIRDKIRELEKKLSRE is encoded by the coding sequence ATGATGTGTGAAAATTGTGGCAAGCGTCCAGCAACTGTCCACTACACTCAAATTATTAATGGTGTTAAAACTGAGATGCATCTTTGTGAGGTGTGTGCAAAACAAAAAGGGACAATTGAGTTTGACGCGCCGTTTTCTGTTACTAACTTTTTAGCAGGAATTTTAGAGCCAGCTTTTGGACCACAAATGATAAAGCCTTCTTTTGAGATGCAAATTACATGCAGAGGTTGTGGCATGACCTTTGAAGAGTTCAAACGCAGCGGTAGATTTGGCTGTGCAATGTGCTATAACTCTTTTTCAGAAAAGCTCTATCCAATTTTCAGAAGAATCCATGGCAATACAAAGCATGTTGGGAAGATTCCTACTAAGATGGGAGAGAATATTGCAATCAAAAGAGAAATTGACAAGCTTAAGATAGAGTTAAATATAGCCATAAAAAATGAGGAGTTTGAAAGGGCTGCAGAAATTAGAGACAAAATTAGAGAACTTGAAAAGAAACTTTCTCGGGAGTGA
- a CDS encoding protein arginine kinase — MDDVVVTSRIRLARNLSDVPFTIKMNDYDAGLVIERVRDVISKNKQYKFDFYEIKKLPFLKRQVLIEKHLISPALVSAKIKSAVAIDQNENISIMINEEDHLRIQVLYRGQNIQRAWEDANRIDDFLEGHLPYAYDETWGYLTSCPTNVGTGLRASFMLHLPALTLLGYMKEIIETITKLGIAVRGFYGEGSEVVGNLYQISNQITLGQPEEDIIANVVSITNQIIEQERQARLKLLSENRSFIEDKVYRSYGILKYARNISSNEALKLISDVRMGISMGIIKEVTIDKIDVLLNLIQPAMIQDYFGREMTPEERDIKRAELIRKILD; from the coding sequence ATGGATGATGTTGTTGTTACAAGTAGAATTCGACTTGCTCGGAATCTTTCAGATGTTCCATTTACCATAAAGATGAACGATTATGATGCTGGTCTTGTAATAGAAAGGGTAAGAGATGTAATTTCCAAGAATAAGCAATATAAGTTTGACTTTTATGAGATTAAAAAATTACCTTTTTTAAAAAGGCAGGTTCTAATCGAGAAACATCTAATCTCACCTGCATTGGTTTCGGCAAAAATAAAAAGTGCTGTTGCGATAGACCAGAATGAAAACATAAGTATAATGATAAACGAAGAAGACCATTTGAGAATCCAGGTGTTGTATAGGGGACAAAACATCCAGAGGGCTTGGGAAGATGCAAACAGAATTGATGACTTTTTAGAAGGGCATCTACCTTATGCTTATGACGAAACATGGGGATATCTTACCTCATGCCCTACCAATGTTGGGACGGGACTGAGGGCGTCTTTCATGCTACATCTTCCGGCACTTACTCTTCTTGGCTATATGAAGGAAATTATTGAGACAATCACAAAACTGGGGATTGCCGTAAGAGGTTTTTATGGTGAAGGGAGCGAGGTTGTAGGCAATCTCTATCAAATTTCAAACCAAATTACATTGGGACAGCCTGAAGAAGACATTATAGCGAATGTTGTTTCAATCACAAACCAGATAATTGAGCAAGAACGCCAAGCACGGCTAAAGCTTTTGAGTGAAAATAGGTCATTTATTGAAGACAAAGTATATAGGTCTTACGGTATTTTAAAATATGCAAGAAATATTTCTTCAAATGAGGCACTAAAATTAATTTCAGATGTGAGAATGGGCATCAGTATGGGTATTATAAAAGAGGTTACAATAGATAAGATAGATGTGCTTCTTAACTTGATTCAACCAGCTATGATACAAGACTATTTTGGAAGGGAAATGACACCCGAGGAAAGGGACATAAAAAGAGCAGAGCTTATAAGAAAAATTTTAGACTAA